The Rufibacter sp. DG15C region CATCGTCCTGTAGCCGCCCCATGAAGAGTTGACCGTGTTGATGTTGGGCGTGTTCACCGATATGACCCTGGTATTCTCGGTCACCCGACTCACGTAATTGTCCCCTAACGGAATAACCATTATCACCTTCCAGATCATGCTAGGCACCGTCACCCTACCGTTGTCAATGGTGTTCTTCGTGCCGTCGCTACCTGCGCCTTCCACCCCGTAGCTTCCCATGATCACATACACCTCGTTCCCTGCCTGTGCCAAGTTCCGCGTGTGGTCCTCCAGCCCCGCCCACGTCTGTTGGTTGTTGCTGGGGACCTGCGGGACCATGTCGGTTATCAGGAAGGTGGCCGAGTTGTCTTCCAGGGTCTTGGTTCTGTCTGCTGAGGGCGTGTTATGGCCCATGTCAAAGCCGCTGCCGGTGTAATGACCATCATCCTATACTATCTAGTCGGCAGGCTCTTGTCGGGCCGGAAGTCGTCCTGCCTTGTGGCATCGCCAATCCAGTCCCTAGTCAGGTGCCAGCCCACCCAGTTGGGCCTGCTTCTGTCCCGGCTGTAGGAGAGCGTTTACTGAGGCTTCTCCATTAGATAGTTATTGAAGTTGCTAAGGTCTGTGGTGGCGTTGCTGGGGTCTCCCAGGGTGAGGTGCCCACTCAG contains the following coding sequences:
- a CDS encoding DNA/RNA non-specific endonuclease → MGHNTPSADRTKTLEDNSATFLITDMVPQVPSNNQQTWAGLEDHTRNLAQAGNEVYVIMGSYGVEGAGSDGTKNTIDNGRVTVPSMIWKVIMVIPLGDNYVSRVTENTRVISVNTPNINTVNSSWGGYRTMVDAIEAVNGYDLLTELPDDIEARLESKTEKGPTF